From the Periophthalmus magnuspinnatus isolate fPerMag1 chromosome 1, fPerMag1.2.pri, whole genome shotgun sequence genome, one window contains:
- the shoc2 gene encoding leucine-rich repeat protein SHOC-2, which yields MSSTLGKEKESKEKDPKGGPGKDREKEGKALAALVKDGGKESKTKGKDAKEGKKDTSSAPPGVAFSVDNTIKRPNPAPGTRKKSSNAEVIKELNKCREENSMRLDLSKRSIHMLPTSIKELTQLAELYLYSNKLQSLPAEVGCLSGLVTLALSENSLTSLPESLDSLKKLRMLDLRHNKLREIPAVVYRLSSLTTLYLRFNRITTVEKDIRNLSKLTMLSIRENKIKQLPAEIGELCSLITLDVAHNQLEHLPKEIGNCTQITNLDLQHNELLDLPETIGNLASLNRLGLRYNRLSAIPRSLARCRELEELNLENNNISVLPEGLLSSLVNLTSLTLARNCFQSYPVGGPSQFSTIYSLNMEHNRINKIPFGIFSRARVLSKLNMKDNQLTSLPLDFGTWTSMVELNLATNQLTKIPEDVCGLVSLEVLILSNNLLKKLPHGIGNLRKLRELDLEENKLESLPNEIAYLKDLHKLVLTNNQLTTLPRGIGHLTNLTHLGLGENLLQHLPEEIGTLENLEELYLNDNPNLHSLPFELALCSKLTIMSIENCPLSHLPPQIVAGGPSFIIQFLKMQGPYRAMV from the exons ATGAGTAGTACTTTAGGCAAAGAAAAAGAATCTAAAGAGAAGGACCCTAAAGGAGGTCCTGGAAAGGACAGGGAGAAGGAGGGCAAGGCTCTGGCCGCATTAGTGAAAGACGGAGGTAAAGAGTCCAAGACCAAAGGGAAAGATGccaaagaaggaaagaaggacaCCAGCAGCGCACCGCCGGGTGTGGCCTTTTCTGTCGATAACACCATTAAACGGCCCAACCCGGCTCCAGGGACGCGGAAAAAGTCGAGCAATGCTGAGGTGATCAAAGAGCTCAACAAGTGTAGGGAGGAGAACTCTATGAGGCTGGACCTGTCCAAGCGCTCCATCCACATGCTGCCCACCTCCATCAAAGAGCTGACTCAGCTGGCCGAGCTCTACCTCTACAGCAACAAGCTGCAGAGTCTGCCGGCCGAGGTGGGCTGCCTGTCTGGGCTGGTCACTCTGGCCCTAAGTGAGAACTCTCTGACCAGCCTGCCCGAGTCCTTGGACTCTCTGAAGAAGCTGCGCATGCTGGACCTGCGCCACAACAAGCTGCGGGAGATCCCCGCTGTGGTCTACCGCCTCAGCTCGCTCACCACGCTCTACCTGCGCTTCAACCGCATCACCACCGTCGAGAAAGACATCCGCAACCTGTCCAAGCTCACCATGCTTAGCATCCGCGAGAACAAAATCAAGCAGCTGCCAGCCGAGATAG GGGAGCTGTGCAGCCTGATCACTCTGGATGTGGCCCATAATCAGCTGGAGCACCTCCCCAAAGAGATCGGGAACTGCACCCAGATCACCAACCTGGACCTGCAGCACAACGAACTGCTGGACCTGCCTGAGACCATAG GAAACCTTGCAAGCCTAAATCGTTTAGGCCTGAGATATAATAGATTGTCCGCAATCCCCAGATCATTAGCCAGATGTCGAGAACTGGAGGAGCTAAACCtggaaaacaataacatttcagtGTTGCCAGAG GGGCTCTTGTCCAGTCTGGTGAACCTGACCAGTCTGACGCTAGCGAGGAACTGCTTTCAGTCCTATCCTGTGGGCGGCCCGTCCCAGTTCTCCACCATTTACTCTCTCAATATGGAGCACAACCGCATCAACAAGATCCCATTTGGCATCTTCTCCAGGGCTCGAGTGCTGAGCAAACTGAACATGAAG GACAACCAGCTAACGTCTCTGCCGCTGGACTTTGGCACATGGACGAGCATGGTGGAGCTTAACTTGGCCACTAATCAGCTGACCAAGATCCCTGAGGATGTGTGTGGGCTGGTGTCTCTGGAG GTCTTAATACTGTCCAACAATCTCCTCAAGAAGCTACCGCATGGTATTGGGAACCTGAGAAAGCTCAGGGAGCTTGATTTGGAGGAAAACAAGTTGGAATCTTTGCCCAATGAAATCGCTTATCTCAAAGATTTACAT AAATTGGTTTTGACCAATAACCAGCTAACCACGTTACCCAGGGGCATTGGGCATCTCACCAACTTGACACACCTGGGCCTGGGGGAGAACTTGCTGCAGCACCTGCCTGAGGAGATCG GAACACTGGAGAACCTGGAGGAGCTGTACCTAAACGACAACCCCAACCTGCACAGCTTGCCGTTTGAGCTGGCCCTGTGCAGTAAACTGACCATCATGAGCATCGAGAACTGTCCGCTCAGCCACCTGCCGCCGCAGATCGTTGCAGGAGGGCCTTCCTTCATCATCCAGTTCCTCAAGATGCAGGGCCCGTACCGTGCCATGGTTTGA
- the rbm20 gene encoding RNA-binding protein 20: MLFKCHSWKQLSHSEFPLTSVSLTDPNHPVQTLNGLKQECVVHHHNLLRLSSGPVDSASKKGLLPGNVPTAAPPQSQLLLTPASLQLAQLQAQLTLQRLKLAQGGSPASAAVLNQVLSSVAMTQPLFNHLRASTMVGNPQTTFTSGVLGFPSSNSTLNALAGGVFNQSSNSLHPSQPMGGGTGAQQTMDYGKKAGSAYPSDTDRRVQYNVIGGTSATASTDRQYSLINTQVKHLGRDLYGQDIKGQQAGFSLNEQSVYNSTVQSDHWKGSVSHTGNCEASNTSPLWTAAGQPLRSRPDLYNPEEPTSDPKFNPSGLQGFGGYQALHGCEELKKLQPHQVNDYYGVTPSQLPHQCSICDKKVYNLKDWEQHVKGKLHLQNKTQYNSETSAVASTGAVHYAVGRPLEAPVNSGQTNSMVYSTSGQDGSLGGSSSFLPAAAMKTYPLSDTGFTPLQLDPKSFPPRKGTVGRVVHICNLPEGSCTENDVINLGLPFGKVTNYILMRSTHQAFLEMAYVEAALAMVQYYQLTPAMINNQKLLIRMSKRYNELQLKKPGKDVETIIHDITSQREREEIQEQEHYLPGRARSRSPISRSLSPGFTCDTPESAQGAVCRGAERGTNGLVPHRNSWDWASLPRRAVDEREDPWQDGCCPDEDRTNGWGVDRRKSYQKLTDHMNLRCAEERGGTRDWHPQRMSYRNMEDSYYTKEQIYKPPRPPYQRHDLKSKRRDADYHRPRHSELDTSSEPPRAEDKRSSPERGRSKKTSKKHSSAERHSKERNTEQTERHSKEKSATPQRSTPPKETNDHEKVECERDVEKTEDTDEECWYPKNMEELVTVDEVGGEDDIIEPDLPELEESPCKESVHVEQQHEASADKKEAVCTEEKTNAEVEPKTFLLGSLETNKCTACPEEPKLHTSTLKDLNDFQRRFKTMMEDNDTANGVIQRDIENHVLNAEEDKQQETEPMLNGAQFTQDFEALLPSCEQDKAVNEHSIPLGVEFIVPQAGFYCKLCSLFYTSEEMAKAAHCRSVVHYRNLQKYLSHLAEESLLGQFTQ; this comes from the exons CCTCAGCAGCGGCCCTGTGGACAGCGCCAGTAAGAAGGGTCTGCTCCCAGGAAATGTCCCGACTGCAGCCCCACCACAGAGCCAGCTGCTCCTGACCCCGGCCAGCCTCCAACTGGCACAACTACAGGCACAGCTCACCCTCCAGCGCCTAAAGCTGGCCCAGGGGGGCAGCCCAGCCTCTGCAGCCGTCCTTAATCAGGTCCTCTCCAGCGTGGCCATGACTCAGCCCTTGTTTAATCACCTACGAGCTTCAACCATGGTTGGAAACCCTCAGACCACATTCACCTCAGGGGTCCTTGGATTTCCTTCCTCTAATTCCACCTTAAATGCTTTGGCCGGTGGAGTGTTTAATCAAAGTTCAAACTCGCTGCATCCGAGCCAGCCGATGGGGGGGGGCACAGGGGCGCAGCAGACTATGGACTATGGCAAAAAGGCTGGATCAGCTTACCCCTCTGATACTGACAGACGGGTTCAGTACAACGTGATTGGAGGTACATCTGCTACAGCTAGTACAGACAGGCAGTACTCTCTGATCAATACTCAGGTGAAACACTTAGGTAGAGACTTGTATGGTCAGGATATAAAAGGGCAGCAGGCTGGGTTCAGCCTAAATGAGCAGAGTGTGTATAACTCCACAGTGCAAAGTGACCACTGGAAAGGCTCAGTCAGTCATACAGGAAACTGTGAGGCCTCAAACACCAGCCCTCTATGGACAGCAGCTGGACAACCACTCCGCTCCCGACCAGATCTGTACAACCCAGAGGAGCCCACCTCTGACCCCAAGTTTAACCCCAGTGGGCTGCAGGGATTTGGGGGCTACCAGGCGCTACATGGATGTGAAGAACTCAAGAAACTGCAGCCGCATCAAGTCAACGATTATTACGGCGTCACTCCCTCTCAGCTGCCCCACCAGTGCAGCATCTGTGACAAGAAGGTCTACAACCTCAAG GACTGGGAGCAGCATGTGAAGGGAAAACTGCACctccaaaacaaaactcagtaCAACAGTGAGAC CTCGGCCGTGGCATCGACTGGAGCGGTTCACTATGCTGTGGGCAGACCCTTGGAAGCACCAGTGAACTCGGGACAAACAAACTCTATGGTCTATAGCACCTCTGGTCAAG ATGGATCCTTGGGGGGCAGTTCTTCATTCCTACCAGCTGCAGCCATGAAGACATATCCCCTCTCAGACACTGGTTTCACCCCTCTGCAGCTCGATCCAAAG TCCTTTCCTCCCAGGAAGGGGACTGTGGGGAGAGTGGTTCACATCTGTAACCTCCCTGAAGGTAGCTGCACTGAAAATGATGTCATCAACCTGGGACTGCCTTTTGGGAAAGTCACCAATTACATCCTCATGCGTTCCACACATcag GCCTTTCTGGAGATGGCTTATGTTGAAGCTGCCCTGGCAATGGTTCAGTACTACCAGCTCACCCCAGCTATGATCAACAATCAGAAACTCCTGATTCGAATGTCCAAAAGATACAACGAGCTGCAACTTAAG AAACCAGGTAAAGATGTTGAAACAATCATCCACGACATCACCTCTcagcgagaaagagaggagatacAGGAACAAGAGCA CTACCTGCCTGGCAGGGCCCGCTCCCGCAGCCCCATCAGCCGCTCTCTGAGCCCTGGTTTCACCTGTGATACCCCCGAGAGTGCACAGGGGGCAGTCTGTAGGGGTGCAGAGCGAGGAACCAATGGACTGGTGCCCCACAGAAACTCCTGGGACTGGGCCTCTCTCCCTCGGAGAGCAGTGGATGAGAGGGAAGACCCATGGCAGGATGGGTGCTGTCCAGATGAAGATAGGACAAATGGGTGGGGTGTAGACCGCCGTAAATCCTACCAGAAACTCACAGATCACATGAACTTAAGATGCGCCGAGGAGCGTGGAGGAACCAGGGACTGGCACCCACAGAGAATGTCTTACAGGAATATGGAAGACAGCTACTACACAAAGGAGCAAATATACAAGCCTCCCAGACCCCCATATCAAAGACATGACCTCAAGTCCAAGAGAAGAGACGCCGATTACCACCGGCCCAGGCACTCTGAGCTCGACACAAGCTCTGAGCCACCAAGAGCAGAGGACAAGAGAAGCTCACCAGAGAGAGGCCGGAGCAAAAAGACATCCAAGAAACACAGCAGCGCAGAGAGGCACAGTAAAGAGCGCAATACCGAACAGACT GAACGACATTCAAAAGAAAAGTCTGCAACACCTCAACGCAGTACTCCGCCAAAGGAAACCAATGACCATGAAAAAGTAGAATGC GAGAGGGATGTTGAAAAGACTGAAGACACAGATGAAGAGTGTTGGTATCCAAAAAACATGGAGGAACTGGTGACTGTTGATGAAGTTGGAGGAGAGGATGACATCATTGAGCCGGACCTTCCAGAACTAGAGGAATCCCCATGCAAGGAGTCAGTGCACGTGGAACAACAACATGAAGCATCCGCAGATAAAAAAGAGGCTGTGTGTACAGAGGAGAAGACGAATGCGGAGGTTGAACCAAAAACTTTTTTACTGGGCAGTTTGGAGACTAACAAATGTACAGCATGTCCTGAAGAACCTAAACTTCATACATCAACACTAAAAGACTTAAATGACTTTCAGAGGCGGTTCAAAACCATGATGGAGGATAATGACACTGCAAATGGTGTTATACAAAGGGACATAGAAAATCATGTTCTTAATGCAGAGGAAGACAAACAGCAGGAGACTGAACCTATGCTCAATGGGGCACAATTTACACAGG ATTTTGAGGCCCTGTTGCCATCTTGTGAGCAGGACAAGGCGGTCAATGAGCACAGCATCCCTTTAG GGGTGGAGTTCATTGTGCCACAGGCTGGTTTTTACTGTAAGCTCTGTAGCCTGTTCTACACCAGTGAGGAGATGGCAAAGGCAGCACACTGCCGCAGCGTGGTGCACTACAGAAACCTCCAG AAATACTTGTCCCACTTAGCAGAAGAGAGTCTTTTAGGTCAGTTCACACAGTGA
- the adra2a gene encoding alpha-2A adrenergic receptor, translating into MGFDNDTNGTVSWAPFSVQTSVLLTVLVSFMILLIVFGNVLVVIAVFTSRALRAPQNLFLVSLASADILVATLVMPFSLANELMGYWYFGEIWCEIYLALDVLFCTASIAHLCAISLDRYWSITQAIEYNLKRTPRRIKCIIFIVWVIAAVISFPPLITMKKEKNKEHPVCTINDDEWYVISSCIGSFFLPCIIMVLVYIRIYQIAKKRTRAPTGDRIPKANAVDHKHNGLDGDKEEDIKLNGERDIELKEQGGEGDGVKGEANGVDIEDSSSSDHKVNNPCSIKKKSHKGKTKLCQIKPGDNEVPKHVQSTKGSRWKGRQNREKRFTFVLAVVIGVFVICWFPFFFTYMLQTICVSCYVPLTLFKFFFWFGYCNSALNPIIYTIFNNDFRRAFKKILCKRDSRRYA; encoded by the coding sequence ATGGGGTTTGACAATGACACCAACGGGACTGTGTCCTGGGCGCCGTTCAGCGTGCAGACGTCCGTTCTGCTGACGGTCCTGGTGAGCTTCATGATCCTTCTCATAGTGTTTGGAAACGTGCTGGTGGTGATAGCAGTGTTCACCAGCCGAGCCCTCAGGGCTCCTCAGAACCTGTTCCTGGTGTCCCTGGCCTCTGCAGACATCTTAGTGGCCACACTGGTCATGCCCTTCTCACTGGCCAATGAGCTGATGGGATACTGGTACTTTGGGGAGATCTGGTGTGAGATTTACCTTGCACTTGATGTTCTGTTCTGCACTGCCTCCATTGCTCACCTCTGCGCCATTAGCCTGGACCGTTACTGGTCCATCACCCAAGCCATTGAGTACAACCTTAAGAGGACCCCTCGCCGCATTAAGTGCATCATCTTCATCGTGTGGGTGATTGCAGCTGTGATCTCATTTCCTCCCCTGATCACcatgaagaaggagaagaataaAGAACATCCAGTGTGCACCATCAACGATGACGAGTGGTACGTTATCTCCTCCTGCATTGGCTCCTTCTTCCTGCCCTGCATCATCATGGTCCTGGTCTATATCCGAATATACCAAATCGCCAAAAAGAGAACGCGGGCCCCCACTGGAGACAGGATACCAAAGGCAAACGCAGTGGACCACAAGCACAATGGTTTGgatggagacaaagaggaggacATCAAGCTGAACGGGGAACGGGACATTGAGCTGAAGGAGCAAGGAGGAGAAGGCGATGGGGTCAAAGGTGAAGCCAATGGAGTGGACATTGAAGACTCCTCATCTTCTGATCATAAAGTGAACAACCCCTGCTCCATCAAGAAGAAGAGCCACAAAGGCAAAACCAAGCTGTGCCAAATCAAACCAGGAGACAACGAGGTGCCCAAACATGTTCAAAGCACCAAGGGGAGCCGGTGGAAAGGCCGCCAAAACCGTGAGAAACGCTTCACTTTTGTCCTGGCAGTAGTCATAGGGGTCTTTGTTATTTGTTGGTTTCCATTTTTCTTTACGTACATGCTCCAGACGATTTGTGTGTCCTGCTATGTGCCACTGACTCTGTTCAAATTCTTCTTTTGGTTCGGCTATTGCAATAGTGCACTGAATCCTATCATCTACACTATCTTTAACAATGACTTCAGGAGGGCCTTTAAAAAGATACTATGTAAGAGAGATTCCAGAAGATATGCCTAG
- the pdcd4b gene encoding programmed cell death protein 4b, giving the protein MAADCQAWLNANPVEADDLSDSFVSGDEDNGGVSNKNLNVEVNGNWISSSSNSIHEARLKAKAKRKLRKNSSRDSGRGDSLSDTGDIIRGTSTAPTSPKNKLLDRKSRLGKGRGLPKKGGAGGKGVWGRSGEVYEPVLVDEKDPNYDEAQENCVYETVVPPLDERDFEKTLTPIVQEYFEHGDTNEVIELLADLNLGPMRSEVPPLAVALALESKASHRELASRLLADLCGPVLTHSDMECSFDRLLQELPDLVLDTPGAPQLVGQFIARAVHDKILSRSYIDGYKGKVDCEYTRAALDRAAVLLKMSKGGLRLDSQWGTGGGQRPVVQLIREMNLLLKEFILSGDIKEAERCLRELEVPHFHHEFVYEAIVMVLESKGERTLDMVLNLLKSLCESTIITVDQLRRGYERVYMDIAEINIDAPRAYFILEQFVDKSLSTGIINVRLRDLCPSRGRKRFVSEGDGGIIKLESC; this is encoded by the exons ATGGCAGCTGATTGTCAGGCCTGGCTCAATGCAAACCCCGTGG AGGCTGATGACCTGAGTGACTCTTTTGTCTCTGGAGATGAGGACAATGGGGGAGTCTCCAACAAAAACCTTAATGTTGAGGTCAATGGCAACTGGATCTCCTCTTCAAGCAACAGCATCCACGAGGCCCGTCTCAAGGCCAAAGCCAAGAGGAAGCTGAGAAAGAACTCCTCCCGGGACTCGGGCCGAGGAGACTCTCTCAGTGATACTGGAGACATCATCAGAGGAACCAGCACCGCCCCCACAAGTCCCAAAAACAAACTTTTGGACAGAAAGTCCAGACTGGGAAAGGGCAGAGGACTACCAAAGAAAG gtggagcaggtggcaAAGGAGTATGGGGCAGATCAGGAGAGGTATATGAGCCTGTTCTGGTGGATGAGAAGGACCCCAACTATGATGAAGCTCAG GAAAATTGTGTGTATGAGACTGTGGTACCTCCGCTGGATGAGAGGGACTTTGAGAAGACGCTTACACCCATAGTACAAGAGTACTTTGAACATGGAGACACAAATGAAGTAATT GAGCTGCTGGCTGACCTGAACCTTGGGCCCATGCGCAGTGAGGTGCCCCCCTTGGCTGTGGCACTAGCCCTAGAGTCTAAAGCCAGTCACCGAGAGCTAGCGTCCCGTCTGCTGGCCGACCTGTGTGGGCCAGTGCTCACTCACAGCGACATGGAGTGCTCCTTTGATAGACTGCTGCAGGAGCTCCCCGATCTGGTCCTGGACACACCCGGAGCACCTCAG TTGGTGGGCCAATTCATTGCACGTGCTGTCCATGACAAAATTCTGTCGAGGAGCTACATTGATGGCTACAAAGGCAAAGTTGACTGTGAATACACAAG GGCAGCTTTGGACAGAGCTGCTGTGCTTCTCAAGATGAGTAAAGGGGGTCTCCGACTCGACAGTCAGTGGGGTACCGGTGGGGGACAGAGACCAGTTGTGCAGCTCATTCGAGAG ATGAACCTTCTTCTTAAAGAGTTCATTCTTTCTGGGGACATAAAAGAGGCTGAGAGATGTCTGCGAGAACTGGAGGTTCCACATTTTCATCACGAGTTTGTTTATGag GCCATTGTAATGGTACTGGAATCAAAAGGAGAGAGGACTTTGGATATGGTTCTTAATCTGCTGAAGTCTCTCTGTGAATCTACCATTATTACTGTGGACCAACTGAGAAGG GGCTATGAAAGAGTGTACATGGACATAGCAGAAATAAACATAGATGCTCCTCGTGCTTACTTCATCCTGGAACAGTTTGTTGATAAAAGCTTGAGTACTGGGATTATTAATGTGAGACTAAGAGATCTTTGTCCCTCTCG AGGCAGAAAGAGGTTTGTCAGCGAAGGAGACGGTGGAATTATTAAACTTGAAAGCTGCTAA